One Sediminibacillus dalangtanensis genomic region harbors:
- a CDS encoding response regulator transcription factor, with protein sequence MEDSTNILVIEDDEDINRLLCGIIQNSGYTAKSAYSGTEAVIYLDSEEWDLILLDLMLPGKSGEEILDKVSQESDVPVIIISAKLEKQVKIDALRTGADDYIAKPFDNEEVSARIDSCLRRYRRMADKPAVPELRHKDLVLNTEAKTASVSGHVLKLTAREYQILYLLLSSPQKVFTKANLFESVWNEEYYGDDNTINVHMSNIRSKLSQANPAEDYIETIWGMGYRLKN encoded by the coding sequence ATGGAGGATTCAACCAACATATTAGTCATAGAAGATGATGAAGATATCAATCGACTGCTTTGTGGCATTATCCAAAATAGCGGATATACAGCGAAATCTGCTTATTCCGGAACGGAGGCAGTCATTTATCTGGATAGCGAAGAATGGGACTTGATCCTGCTGGACTTGATGCTGCCCGGCAAGTCAGGGGAAGAAATACTGGATAAAGTATCGCAGGAAAGCGATGTTCCGGTAATCATTATTTCCGCAAAGCTGGAGAAGCAAGTGAAGATTGACGCGTTGCGAACCGGAGCGGACGATTACATAGCAAAACCATTTGATAATGAGGAGGTGTCCGCCCGGATTGATTCGTGCCTGAGAAGGTATCGGCGAATGGCGGATAAACCGGCTGTGCCTGAGCTCCGCCACAAAGACCTTGTACTCAACACGGAAGCAAAAACAGCGTCCGTGAGCGGACACGTGTTAAAGTTGACTGCAAGGGAGTACCAGATATTGTATCTTTTGCTATCCTCTCCGCAAAAGGTCTTCACCAAAGCGAACCTATTTGAGAGCGTATGGAACGAGGAATACTATGGAGATGATAATACCATCAACGTCCATATGAGCAATATAAGAAGCAAGCTGTCCCAGGCGAATCCGGCTGAAGACTATATCGAAACCATTTGGGGGATGGGGTATCGGCTGAAAAATTAA